One genomic segment of Rivularia sp. PCC 7116 includes these proteins:
- a CDS encoding YHYH protein yields MQVRRLPILILTAVFAASSSLSCTQQTPNSSSANTIDASKRNGDEETKNAQSSPTATDCTTYKKAFGLHLDSEAINCTADSLEVTATGLPDLTSRSSEDVPMVGIKSWIQRVAIPYDYQWRIPLKPQWLDEPVEASPRGPIAVAVDGVPIFHYERRPDVSTSLDNYEERNDTVVQGELDQCGGHAGQGEDYHYHYAPVCLMDKHNPELPIAFALDGTPIYFGEGGDEYYGRGRYSDLSYLPDQELDECNALQLPDGSYVHYTTKTPPYVVGCHHGFFDSKLQIEPPTFDALAQRTSSPFGGSYGEPVSTLITDFKKNEDGEYRLGFNSLTTPGVTSAVVYRKTSSDCWEFEYQKVAGETVQTTTACRHQH; encoded by the coding sequence ATGCAAGTACGACGACTTCCAATTCTTATTCTGACAGCAGTTTTCGCGGCTAGCTCATCATTGAGTTGCACGCAACAGACACCAAATTCAAGCAGCGCAAACACAATTGATGCTAGTAAGCGTAATGGTGACGAAGAAACAAAAAACGCTCAAAGTTCGCCAACCGCAACAGACTGCACAACCTATAAAAAAGCTTTTGGGTTACACCTCGATTCTGAGGCAATTAATTGTACTGCTGATTCCCTTGAGGTAACCGCTACAGGTCTTCCCGATTTGACTTCCCGAAGCAGTGAAGATGTACCAATGGTAGGCATCAAATCTTGGATACAAAGAGTTGCGATTCCATACGATTATCAGTGGCGTATTCCTCTCAAACCTCAGTGGTTAGATGAGCCTGTTGAAGCAAGTCCGCGTGGACCGATAGCAGTTGCAGTTGACGGTGTGCCTATTTTTCATTACGAACGACGACCTGATGTTTCAACTTCCCTAGATAACTATGAGGAGCGCAATGATACCGTTGTTCAGGGCGAATTAGACCAATGTGGCGGTCACGCGGGGCAGGGTGAAGACTATCATTATCATTACGCTCCGGTTTGCTTGATGGATAAACATAATCCTGAATTACCTATTGCCTTTGCTCTTGACGGCACGCCTATCTATTTCGGTGAAGGTGGTGATGAATATTATGGACGGGGTAGATACAGCGACCTTAGTTATCTACCCGATCAAGAACTTGATGAGTGCAACGCGCTGCAATTACCAGATGGTAGTTATGTGCATTACACAACCAAAACCCCACCATATGTTGTAGGTTGCCATCACGGATTTTTTGACTCTAAACTACAAATAGAACCTCCCACCTTCGATGCATTGGCGCAGCGTACATCAAGCCCCTTTGGTGGTAGCTATGGTGAGCCTGTCTCTACGCTTATCACTGATTTTAAGAAAAATGAAGATGGAGAATATCGTTTGGGTTTCAATTCTTTAACTACACCTGGTGTAACAAGTGCAGTTGTGTACCGTAAGACTTCATCGGATTGTTGGGAGTTTGAGTACCAAAAAGTTGCGGGGGAAACAGTTCAGACAACAACAGCCTGCCGACACCAACACTAA